A stretch of Synechococcus sp. WH 8020 DNA encodes these proteins:
- the aspS gene encoding aspartate--tRNA ligase, with protein sequence MRSNGCGDLRDTHIDETVQLCGWVDRRRDHGGVIFIDLRDRSGTVQITVDPDLGADAFAVAEHLRSETVLQVQGMVRARPGESLNDRLATGAVEVLASSIHVLNSVKGTLPFPVSVHDEEHTREELRLRHRFLDLRRKRMNDNLRLRAHTIQTARRFLEDEGFIEVETPVLTRSTPEGARDYILPSRVCGGEWFALPQSPQLFKQLLMVGGIERYYQVARCFRDEDLRADRQPEFTQLDMEMSFMGQEEILELNERLIAAIWKTAKGIDLPLPFPRLTWHEAMERYGTDRPDTRYGMELTNVSDIVKDMGFKVFSGAVKSGGSVKCIAVAGGNDAVSNVRIKPGGDVFSEAQAAGAGGLAFIRVREGGEIDTIGAIKDNLSDEQKQTLLQRTEAEPGTLLLFGAGDTATVNKALDRVRQYLAKEMGLVKPDRENDQWNFLWVVDFPMFEFNKDENRLEALHHPFCAPNTTDLGDKAEEWAKTLPTARAQAYDLVLNGLELGGGSLRIHDSALQREVLNSIGLAPEEAQEQFGFLVDALDMGAPPHGGLAFGVDRMVMLLAGEDSIRDTIAFPKTQQARCLMTAAPAGVSERQLDDLHVASTWVDPVTETTD encoded by the coding sequence ATGCGCAGCAACGGATGCGGCGACCTGCGCGACACGCACATCGACGAAACCGTGCAGCTCTGCGGCTGGGTGGATCGCCGCCGCGATCATGGCGGGGTGATCTTTATCGACCTGCGCGACCGCAGCGGCACGGTTCAAATCACCGTGGATCCCGACCTTGGCGCTGATGCTTTTGCCGTCGCCGAACACCTGCGTAGCGAGACCGTTTTGCAAGTCCAGGGAATGGTTCGGGCCCGTCCTGGGGAGTCGCTTAATGACCGGCTTGCCACCGGTGCGGTGGAGGTTTTAGCAAGCAGCATCCACGTGCTCAACAGCGTGAAAGGCACGCTTCCCTTCCCTGTATCTGTGCATGACGAGGAACACACGCGCGAAGAATTGCGCCTTCGCCACCGCTTTTTAGATCTGCGCCGCAAGCGCATGAACGACAACCTTCGCTTGCGTGCCCACACGATCCAAACGGCACGCCGATTCCTCGAAGACGAAGGGTTTATCGAAGTGGAAACTCCGGTACTGACCCGCTCAACCCCAGAAGGCGCCAGGGATTACATCCTGCCAAGCCGCGTCTGCGGTGGTGAATGGTTCGCACTTCCCCAATCGCCGCAGCTGTTTAAGCAACTGCTGATGGTGGGCGGCATTGAGCGTTACTACCAAGTAGCTCGCTGCTTCCGCGATGAAGACCTTCGGGCAGATCGACAGCCTGAGTTCACGCAACTGGACATGGAGATGAGCTTCATGGGCCAGGAAGAGATCCTCGAGCTCAATGAGCGGCTGATTGCTGCTATTTGGAAAACGGCCAAAGGGATTGATCTTCCACTGCCGTTTCCACGCCTGACCTGGCACGAGGCGATGGAGCGCTACGGCACGGATCGCCCCGACACCCGTTACGGCATGGAGCTCACCAATGTGAGTGACATCGTGAAAGACATGGGTTTCAAGGTGTTTAGTGGAGCGGTGAAGTCCGGCGGCTCCGTGAAGTGCATTGCGGTAGCCGGAGGCAATGACGCTGTGTCCAACGTGCGGATCAAACCCGGTGGTGATGTGTTCAGCGAAGCCCAAGCAGCAGGCGCCGGTGGCCTCGCCTTCATCCGGGTGCGAGAGGGCGGCGAAATCGACACCATTGGAGCCATCAAGGACAACCTGTCGGACGAGCAGAAGCAAACCCTGCTGCAGCGCACCGAGGCTGAGCCCGGAACCCTGCTGCTCTTTGGTGCTGGAGACACCGCAACGGTGAACAAAGCTCTCGATCGTGTGCGCCAATATCTCGCCAAAGAGATGGGGCTCGTGAAGCCCGACAGGGAGAACGATCAGTGGAATTTTCTGTGGGTTGTCGATTTCCCGATGTTCGAATTCAACAAAGACGAAAATCGGCTCGAAGCCCTACACCATCCCTTCTGCGCCCCGAACACCACCGACCTGGGCGATAAGGCTGAGGAGTGGGCCAAAACCCTTCCCACAGCTCGCGCCCAGGCCTACGACCTAGTTCTCAACGGCCTGGAACTAGGAGGGGGCTCCCTGCGTATTCATGACTCCGCCCTGCAACGAGAGGTGCTGAACAGCATCGGGCTTGCTCCAGAGGAGGCCCAAGAGCAGTTCGGATTCTTGGTCGATGCGCTCGACATGGGTGCACCTCCCCACGGTGGGCTGGCGTTTGGCGTGGACCGAATGGTGATGTTGCTCGCCGGAGAGGACTCAATCCGCGACACGATTGCGTTCCCGAAAACCCAGCAGGCACGCTGCCTGATGACGGCTGCGCCCGCAGGGGTCTCTGAACGCCAACTCGACGATTTACATGTCGCCAGCACTTGGGTGGATCCCGTGACAGAAACCACTGACTAG
- the speE gene encoding polyamine aminopropyltransferase, giving the protein MTTAPETSGNWIDEHHNGVRYGLEGRVLVEETSPFQRITVIDSQRYGKGLLLDGCWMTAEHQERHYHEALVHPALCSAEAIERVLVIGGGDGGTARECLRHPGVKHLDMVEIDGRVVALSQEHLPSLGGGCWHDPRFHLSVGDGIAWAAEAENATYDVVLVDGSDPTGPAEGLFNRAFFSNCCRILKPGGVFATQSESPEAFRQVHIDMVKLIRELFGHADPLYGWVPMYPSGWWSWTFAAKDAPRYLTVQSERAAAVTEGCAIWSPRWQQGAFNTIPAFIERELNP; this is encoded by the coding sequence ATGACCACTGCACCTGAGACCAGTGGCAACTGGATCGATGAGCACCACAACGGTGTGCGCTACGGCCTGGAAGGCCGTGTGCTGGTTGAGGAGACCAGCCCGTTTCAGCGCATTACCGTGATCGATAGCCAGCGCTACGGGAAAGGACTCCTTTTGGATGGCTGCTGGATGACGGCAGAACACCAGGAACGCCATTACCACGAAGCATTGGTGCATCCTGCGCTCTGCTCGGCAGAGGCCATCGAGCGCGTGCTGGTGATTGGCGGTGGAGATGGCGGAACCGCCCGCGAATGCCTGCGCCACCCAGGGGTGAAGCACCTCGACATGGTGGAGATCGACGGCAGGGTTGTTGCTCTCAGCCAAGAACACCTTCCTTCACTCGGAGGCGGGTGTTGGCACGACCCTCGCTTTCACCTCAGTGTTGGTGATGGCATTGCTTGGGCCGCTGAAGCCGAAAACGCGACTTACGACGTCGTCTTAGTGGATGGATCAGACCCCACAGGACCTGCAGAAGGCCTGTTCAACCGTGCCTTCTTCAGCAACTGCTGCCGCATCCTCAAGCCAGGGGGGGTGTTTGCCACCCAAAGCGAATCACCCGAAGCCTTCCGCCAAGTGCACATCGACATGGTGAAGCTGATTCGGGAGCTGTTTGGCCATGCTGATCCTCTCTACGGCTGGGTGCCGATGTATCCAAGTGGATGGTGGAGCTGGACCTTTGCAGCAAAGGATGCGCCCCGTTACCTCACCGTTCAAAGCGAGCGCGCCGCAGCCGTAACAGAAGGGTGTGCCATCTGGAGTCCCCGCTGGCAGCAAGGAGCCTTCAACACCATTCCAGCGTTTATTGAACGGGAACTGAATCCATGA
- the arfB gene encoding alternative ribosome rescue aminoacyl-tRNA hydrolase ArfB, whose protein sequence is MLDSDLVINSRLTLKRSELSWKFSRSSGAGGQNVNKVETAVDLSWNLEDSESLGPFRKQRLLDFYRTRIIDGCLRISVSEERSQYQNRQIALKRLGDLIREGIKSPPPKRKETRPTRSSQRKRVDSKKKRGELKKGRQSRSSFDD, encoded by the coding sequence ATGCTGGATTCTGATTTAGTCATAAATTCTCGCCTCACCCTTAAGCGATCTGAATTGTCTTGGAAGTTTTCTCGTTCTTCTGGTGCTGGTGGGCAGAATGTTAATAAGGTTGAGACAGCTGTTGATTTGTCGTGGAACCTTGAGGATTCAGAGTCTTTAGGGCCATTCCGTAAGCAGCGACTTCTTGATTTTTATAGAACAAGGATTATTGATGGTTGCTTACGAATATCTGTCTCTGAAGAACGCTCACAGTATCAAAATCGTCAGATTGCGCTCAAGCGTTTGGGCGATTTGATTCGAGAAGGAATTAAGTCACCACCACCTAAAAGGAAAGAAACTCGGCCAACACGATCCTCGCAACGAAAAAGGGTTGATAGCAAGAAGAAACGTGGTGAGTTAAAAAAAGGTAGGCAGTCCAGAAGCTCATTTGATGATTGA
- the mazG gene encoding nucleoside triphosphate pyrophosphohydrolase yields the protein MHDLVEVVAQLRDPNHGCPWDLKQTHQTLVPYVLEEAHEVVDAIRHGDDQHLKEELGDLLLQVVLHAQLAQEQQRFDLDAIARGITQKLIRRHPHVFSDAEAHDCETVSANWDAIKAAEQADRGESLPESSSPLSDQLTRKVRGQPALAGAMTISRKAAKAGFEWDDMKGVWDKVHEELDELKEAVSSGDRNHAQEELGDLLFTLVNVARWCDIQPEEGLAGTNQRFLDRFSRVEAALGGQLQERSIQELETVWQQAKLEIRAAQASTPAAHNNHP from the coding sequence ATGCACGATCTGGTCGAGGTGGTCGCGCAATTGCGCGACCCCAACCATGGTTGCCCTTGGGACCTCAAGCAAACCCATCAGACCTTGGTGCCCTATGTCCTGGAGGAGGCTCACGAAGTCGTCGACGCGATCCGCCATGGCGATGATCAACATCTCAAAGAGGAGCTAGGGGATCTGCTCCTACAAGTCGTGCTGCACGCCCAACTCGCTCAGGAACAACAACGCTTCGATCTCGATGCGATTGCTCGTGGAATCACTCAGAAATTGATTCGCCGCCACCCTCATGTCTTTAGCGATGCAGAGGCCCATGACTGCGAGACCGTCTCCGCGAATTGGGACGCCATCAAAGCCGCAGAACAAGCCGATCGAGGCGAAAGCCTCCCAGAATCAAGCAGCCCACTGAGTGATCAACTCACCAGAAAAGTTCGCGGACAACCAGCCCTGGCTGGAGCCATGACCATCTCACGCAAAGCCGCCAAAGCAGGTTTTGAGTGGGATGACATGAAGGGGGTTTGGGACAAGGTGCACGAGGAGCTTGATGAACTCAAGGAGGCCGTCTCCTCCGGTGATCGAAACCATGCTCAGGAAGAGCTCGGCGACCTGCTATTCACCCTTGTGAATGTGGCTCGCTGGTGTGACATCCAGCCGGAAGAAGGCCTCGCCGGCACCAACCAGCGCTTTCTCGATCGCTTCTCTCGCGTGGAAGCCGCCTTGGGGGGACAACTCCAAGAGCGCAGCATCCAGGAACTCGAAACGGTTTGGCAGCAAGCAAAGCTTGAAATCCGTGCCGCACAAGCCTCCACCCCCGCAGCTCACAACAACCATCCCTAA
- the speB gene encoding agmatinase, giving the protein MNNTKSPTIDQSLFDDEGAIFMGGRRDPEGCRVALFGVPYDGTTSFRPGTRFGPAAIREVSTGLETYCPQLNRDLEDIPYVDIGAVEIPYGDPQPVVDAVRHATDTVLAADMKPLMLGGEHSISSGAVAAVAERHPDLVLVQLDAHADLRDEWLGSRHSHACAMRRCLEVLPSQQLLQIAIRSGTFEEFRELHRSDRLISVQDIPERMTPLRGRPIYLTVDLDWFDPAVMPGTGTPEPGGFMWNDFATVINELRHHRLIGADVVELAPQLDSSGISSVLAAKVTRSLLLLMTQEPRGA; this is encoded by the coding sequence ATGAACAATACCAAAAGTCCAACGATTGATCAGAGCCTGTTTGATGACGAAGGTGCCATTTTTATGGGAGGACGCCGCGATCCAGAGGGATGCCGGGTGGCCTTATTTGGTGTGCCCTATGACGGCACCACCTCGTTCCGCCCAGGCACCCGATTTGGCCCAGCCGCGATTCGGGAAGTGAGCACAGGTCTTGAGACCTACTGTCCCCAGCTGAATCGAGACCTCGAAGACATCCCTTACGTCGACATTGGAGCCGTTGAGATTCCCTATGGCGACCCACAGCCCGTTGTGGATGCCGTGCGCCACGCCACTGACACCGTGCTGGCTGCAGACATGAAGCCGCTGATGCTTGGCGGTGAGCATTCCATCAGCTCTGGTGCGGTTGCTGCTGTGGCGGAGCGACACCCCGACCTCGTGCTGGTGCAACTCGATGCCCATGCCGACTTACGGGATGAGTGGCTTGGATCCCGTCACAGCCATGCCTGCGCCATGCGCCGCTGTTTGGAGGTGCTGCCCAGCCAACAGCTTTTACAGATTGCGATCCGCAGCGGCACCTTTGAAGAATTCAGAGAGCTACATCGCAGTGACCGACTGATCTCAGTTCAAGACATCCCCGAGCGTATGACCCCACTCAGAGGACGGCCGATCTACCTCACCGTGGACCTGGACTGGTTTGACCCGGCCGTGATGCCGGGGACAGGGACTCCAGAGCCAGGTGGATTTATGTGGAACGATTTCGCAACTGTGATCAACGAGCTGCGCCACCACCGCCTCATCGGCGCAGACGTGGTGGAACTCGCTCCTCAACTCGATTCGAGTGGGATCAGTAGCGTCTTGGCCGCCAAAGTCACCCGCAGCCTTCTGCTGTTGATGACTCAGGAACCAAGGGGAGCCTAA
- the gcvT gene encoding glycine cleavage system aminomethyltransferase GcvT, which produces MDQNFTPLHDLCIAAGGRMVSFAGWEMPVQFSGLMAEHKAVRSSSGMFDISHMGVLRLEGANPKDALQQLVPSDLHRIGPGQACYSVLLNEQGGIIDDLIIYDLGPSLVDASHETLLVVINAACAETDTAWIRQHLERADLQVLDEKKDGVLLALQGPKAIGLLERLSGSDLSELPRFGHCSLNIQGLKAPVFTARTGYTGEDGVELLLNADDGRQLWQQLLQEGVTPCGLGARDTLRLEAAMHLYGQDMDAATTPFEAGLGWLVHLEMPATFIGRQALEQAAEQGPSKRLVGLKLQGRSIARHDYPVIHNGATVGVVTSGSWSPTLQEPIALASLPPALAKLGTELSVEIRGQLQPATVVKRPFYRRS; this is translated from the coding sequence ATGGACCAGAACTTCACACCGCTCCATGACCTCTGCATCGCGGCCGGAGGTCGAATGGTGTCCTTCGCTGGATGGGAAATGCCCGTTCAATTTTCAGGGCTCATGGCTGAACACAAGGCGGTACGCAGCAGCAGCGGCATGTTTGATATTTCTCACATGGGAGTTTTGCGACTTGAAGGCGCCAATCCCAAAGATGCTTTACAACAACTTGTACCGAGTGATCTGCACCGAATCGGTCCTGGCCAAGCCTGCTATTCCGTCTTGCTGAATGAACAGGGCGGAATCATTGATGACTTAATCATTTATGACCTAGGCCCATCCTTGGTGGACGCGAGTCACGAAACCTTGTTGGTTGTCATCAATGCAGCTTGCGCTGAAACCGACACAGCCTGGATTCGCCAACATCTTGAGCGAGCTGATCTGCAGGTCCTCGACGAGAAGAAGGATGGGGTGTTGCTTGCTCTCCAAGGGCCAAAGGCAATCGGCCTACTGGAGCGATTGAGTGGAAGCGATCTCAGCGAACTGCCGCGCTTTGGCCACTGCAGTCTCAACATTCAGGGGCTCAAAGCCCCTGTCTTCACAGCACGCACCGGCTACACCGGAGAGGATGGCGTAGAGCTGCTGCTCAACGCAGACGACGGCCGACAGCTATGGCAGCAATTGCTCCAGGAGGGCGTAACACCCTGCGGCCTCGGCGCTCGCGACACCCTGCGACTGGAGGCAGCCATGCATCTCTACGGCCAAGACATGGACGCTGCCACAACCCCCTTTGAAGCTGGCTTGGGGTGGCTGGTGCATCTGGAAATGCCCGCCACTTTCATCGGACGACAAGCCCTTGAGCAAGCAGCTGAACAGGGACCTTCCAAGCGTCTCGTGGGATTGAAACTGCAGGGCCGTTCGATTGCCCGCCACGATTACCCCGTCATCCACAACGGAGCGACCGTGGGCGTGGTGACAAGCGGTAGCTGGTCTCCCACTCTCCAAGAGCCCATTGCCCTCGCCTCCCTACCGCCAGCCCTTGCCAAGCTCGGCACAGAGCTCAGCGTTGAGATCCGTGGACAGCTCCAACCGGCCACTGTTGTAAAACGCCCCTTCTATCGCCGTTCCTAG
- a CDS encoding metal-binding protein — protein sequence MASGREHDRATCVLALLYGVIWWPWLGLSGAFCSALAFLFGGLFLSPDLDINSRPYQRWGVLRWIWWPYQRLIRHRSVLSHSPVLGTAIRIAYLSGSVATISWLGSRWGTPTPEQWRSWLQHTWNNSSNSVLVILIGLEASAWLHLIQDGDPMPKPPSKRLSPRKRRHRR from the coding sequence ATGGCTTCCGGCCGGGAGCACGATCGCGCCACCTGTGTTCTGGCTTTGCTCTACGGGGTCATCTGGTGGCCATGGCTAGGACTCAGTGGTGCCTTCTGCAGTGCACTGGCCTTTTTATTCGGCGGACTCTTCCTTTCCCCTGACCTCGATATCAATTCCAGGCCCTATCAACGCTGGGGGGTGCTGCGCTGGATTTGGTGGCCTTACCAACGCCTGATCCGTCACCGCTCAGTGCTGTCGCACAGCCCAGTTCTAGGAACAGCGATTCGGATCGCCTATCTCAGCGGTTCAGTCGCAACGATCAGCTGGCTGGGCAGCCGTTGGGGCACCCCAACCCCAGAGCAATGGCGGAGCTGGCTCCAACACACATGGAACAACTCATCCAACTCCGTCCTCGTAATACTGATTGGCCTTGAAGCGAGCGCTTGGCTGCATCTGATTCAGGACGGTGACCCCATGCCAAAACCTCCCAGCAAGCGTCTGTCACCTCGCAAGCGAAGACACCGCCGATGA